The following proteins are co-located in the Phycisphaerae bacterium genome:
- a CDS encoding DUF5615 family PIN-like protein: MRFLADMGISVDVIVSLRADGHDAVHLFEQGFHRMEDNAVLQKAAAEKRVLLAHDLDFSRLLALLHGKGPSIISFRLRRMTPANVLGHLRAVMERWPAELTAGAVISVRENAARCRLLPLVPDVPNRPE; this comes from the coding sequence ATGCGGTTTCTGGCTGATATGGGCATTTCGGTGGACGTCATCGTCTCGCTTCGCGCCGACGGCCATGACGCGGTCCATCTTTTCGAGCAAGGATTCCATCGGATGGAGGACAACGCTGTTTTGCAAAAAGCAGCGGCCGAAAAAAGGGTATTGCTAGCGCATGATCTGGATTTCAGCAGATTACTCGCACTCCTTCATGGGAAAGGCCCCAGCATTATTTCGTTTCGGTTGCGCCGAATGACGCCGGCCAATGTCCTGGGCCACCTTCGTGCGGTGATGGAGCGATGGCCGGCGGAGTTGACTGCCGGTGCGGTCATCAGCGTTCGCGAAAACGCGGCGAGGTGCCGTCTCTTGCCGCTCGTGCCAGATGTCCCGAATCGACCAGAATGA
- a CDS encoding HEAT repeat domain-containing protein, whose protein sequence is MERRTLIAGLVMVCLVSGCVSSRPYRANLSSDNATERIMAVKAAGEAKDAGAVPLLVDRLEDEDAGVRFFSIIALEKITGRRFGYDYSQPSRERAAAIVRWRDFVRKGEFTAATEPPAPRSSGNSLGNQTGIAARP, encoded by the coding sequence ATGGAGCGAAGGACCCTAATCGCAGGACTTGTAATGGTCTGCCTCGTGAGCGGTTGCGTCAGTAGCCGCCCCTATCGCGCGAATCTCTCGTCGGACAACGCCACGGAGCGCATCATGGCCGTCAAGGCCGCAGGCGAAGCCAAGGACGCCGGCGCCGTCCCGCTGTTGGTCGATCGCCTGGAGGACGAGGATGCCGGCGTCCGTTTCTTCAGCATCATCGCCCTGGAGAAAATCACCGGCCGCCGCTTCGGCTACGACTACTCCCAGCCGAGCCGCGAGCGCGCCGCCGCCATCGTTCGCTGGCGCGACTTCGTACGCAAAGGCGAGTTCACCGCGGCAACGGAGCCTCCTGCGCCGCGATCCAGCGGCAACAGCCTGGGGAATCAAACGGGCATTGCCGCCCGACCGTAA
- a CDS encoding PQQ-binding-like beta-propeller repeat protein, whose product MSSAVSPASGQWLQFGGPRRDFRCDSVELALEWPKDGPKRIWSRAFGDGYSGIVVDGGRLISMYREGDEEFIVSLDTESGDKIWECRYTDPIDKAQFASRYGYGPRSTPLIVGTQVYAVSFNGRLSCLEKSTGVLKWSVELVKQFKGQLPRWGYANSPIAHEETIILPVGGPGAAFVAFDQATGRTRWRRHDFENSYGSPILIDVDGQAQLVCLMAKEVVGLSPKSGDLLWRHHHEGQWRNNVPNPIWGTDQTLLVSSEGVAGTRLLKIVQSTSRAGTLSGRPATSAARDCFA is encoded by the coding sequence TTGAGTTCGGCTGTTTCGCCGGCGTCAGGTCAGTGGCTTCAATTCGGCGGGCCGCGGCGCGACTTTAGGTGTGATTCCGTCGAACTCGCACTCGAATGGCCCAAGGACGGGCCCAAGCGGATTTGGTCACGGGCCTTCGGCGACGGATATTCCGGCATCGTCGTCGACGGGGGAAGACTCATTTCCATGTACCGCGAAGGTGACGAGGAGTTCATCGTGTCCCTCGACACGGAGAGTGGCGACAAGATATGGGAATGCCGCTATACAGACCCGATCGACAAAGCCCAATTCGCGTCGCGTTACGGTTATGGCCCGCGTTCTACGCCGTTAATTGTTGGAACCCAAGTATATGCGGTCAGCTTCAACGGGCGACTTTCGTGCCTGGAAAAGAGTACCGGAGTTCTCAAATGGTCGGTCGAACTTGTGAAGCAATTCAAAGGCCAGCTACCGCGTTGGGGTTATGCGAACAGTCCGATCGCCCATGAAGAGACCATTATCCTTCCCGTCGGGGGACCGGGCGCGGCCTTCGTCGCATTTGATCAAGCTACCGGCCGCACGCGTTGGAGGCGGCACGATTTCGAGAACAGCTACGGCTCGCCCATTCTCATCGACGTCGATGGGCAGGCTCAACTCGTTTGTCTGATGGCCAAAGAAGTTGTCGGCCTGAGCCCGAAGTCCGGAGACCTCCTCTGGCGCCACCACCACGAAGGGCAATGGCGGAACAATGTACCCAATCCGATCTGGGGAACGGACCAAACGCTTCTTGTGTCATCGGAGGGCGTGGCGGGAACACGCCTCCTTAAGATCGTGCAATCGACGTCAAGAGCGGGAACATTGTCTGGCAGACCCGCGACGTCGGCCGCGCGGGACTGCTTCGCGTAG
- a CDS encoding MscL family protein → MERLRKVWQEFKGFAFKGNVIDLAVAVVIGTAFNNVVNALVKNVIMPLISYVGPVTESYRGWKIGRIEAGLFIGEIVNFLLIAAALFFVIAKLIKSILLRAGPAPAPGQPTSKECPFCLSAIHVNARKCPMCTADLAPGKPPAPSPA, encoded by the coding sequence ATGGAGCGACTTAGAAAGGTCTGGCAGGAGTTCAAGGGCTTCGCCTTCAAAGGCAATGTGATCGACCTCGCCGTCGCCGTCGTCATCGGCACCGCGTTCAACAACGTCGTCAACGCCCTCGTCAAAAATGTCATCATGCCGCTCATCAGCTACGTCGGGCCGGTCACGGAAAGCTACCGCGGCTGGAAGATCGGCCGCATCGAGGCGGGTCTCTTCATCGGCGAGATCGTCAACTTCCTGCTGATCGCCGCTGCCCTCTTCTTCGTGATCGCCAAGCTGATCAAGTCAATCCTCCTGCGCGCCGGCCCCGCCCCCGCGCCCGGTCAGCCGACGTCGAAAGAATGTCCCTTCTGCCTCTCCGCGATCCACGTCAACGCCCGCAAGTGCCCGATGTGTACGGCTGACCTCGCGCCCGGGAAGCCACCGGCGCCCAGCCCCGCATAA
- the rnc gene encoding ribonuclease III, which produces MNPEVLDRCQAAIGYRFKDPAILACALTHASIAPTRLQSNERLEFLGDAILGMVVCRYLFDHYQEYLEGELTKIKSAVVSRKTCAEISEKLGLPQFMFLGNGIAARNKLPLSLSAAVYESLIAAIALDGGLEPVTDFILRHMVSAIEDSVASEHQYNYKSQLQQYAQRISGATPSYEMLDEKGPDHSKCFEIAVNIAGRRYTSAWGPSKKDAEQRAAFNALVDLKLLPAADPTG; this is translated from the coding sequence ATGAATCCGGAAGTATTGGATCGCTGCCAGGCGGCGATCGGTTATCGTTTCAAAGACCCCGCCATCCTCGCGTGCGCGCTGACGCACGCCTCCATTGCCCCGACGCGCCTGCAAAGTAACGAGCGTCTCGAATTCCTGGGTGACGCGATCCTCGGCATGGTCGTTTGCCGCTATCTCTTTGATCATTACCAGGAATATCTCGAGGGCGAGCTGACCAAGATCAAGTCGGCGGTCGTCTCCCGAAAGACGTGCGCGGAGATCTCCGAGAAGCTCGGTCTGCCGCAGTTTATGTTCCTCGGAAACGGAATCGCCGCCCGCAACAAGCTGCCCCTCTCCCTCTCCGCCGCCGTTTATGAATCCCTCATCGCGGCCATCGCCCTCGACGGCGGGTTGGAGCCCGTCACCGACTTCATCCTCCGGCACATGGTCTCGGCGATCGAGGACTCCGTGGCCAGCGAGCATCAGTACAATTACAAGTCGCAGCTTCAGCAATACGCGCAGCGGATCAGCGGCGCGACGCCTTCCTATGAGATGCTCGACGAGAAGGGCCCCGATCACAGCAAGTGCTTCGAAATCGCCGTCAACATCGCCGGACGGCGTTACACCAGTGCCTGGGGGCCCAGCAAAAAAGACGCCGAACAACGCGCCGCTTTCAACGCTCTGGTGGATTTGAAGCTACTTCCCGCGGCGGACCCGACGGGATGA
- a CDS encoding STAS domain-containing protein, translating to MADSNSSLVKDVRKVEDATVVSLSGDVDLHQSPALHAALVQVAGDRPKRLVLDLSAVPYIDSSGIGTFVEVFRRVNGYKGKMIFFGLSDRVRSVFEITKLDKFFIICQNEADAVRA from the coding sequence ATGGCCGACAGCAACAGCAGCCTCGTTAAAGATGTTCGCAAGGTGGAGGATGCGACGGTCGTGTCGCTCTCCGGCGATGTCGATCTGCATCAATCCCCCGCGCTGCATGCGGCCCTGGTGCAAGTGGCCGGCGACCGACCCAAGCGGCTCGTCCTCGATCTTTCCGCCGTGCCTTACATCGACTCTTCGGGCATCGGCACGTTTGTGGAGGTCTTCCGCCGCGTAAACGGCTACAAGGGCAAGATGATCTTCTTCGGCCTGTCCGACCGCGTCCGCAGCGTCTTCGAGATCACCAAGCTCGACAAGTTTTTCATCATCTGCCAGAACGAGGCGGACGCCGTCCGCGCGTAG
- a CDS encoding DUF433 domain-containing protein, with product MHPFDRITIDPQLMQGKPCVRGMRITVALVVNLVAAGMTKEEIIRSYPYLEPEDIAQCLSYASCAVNEEIMPFDETADAVSG from the coding sequence ATGCACCCGTTTGACCGAATAACGATTGATCCCCAGCTCATGCAGGGCAAGCCCTGCGTGCGCGGCATGCGAATTACGGTTGCGCTCGTGGTGAACCTGGTCGCGGCCGGGATGACCAAGGAGGAGATCATCCGCAGTTATCCCTATCTGGAGCCGGAGGACATCGCGCAGTGTCTTTCCTATGCCTCCTGTGCGGTGAACGAGGAGATCATGCCGTTTGACGAGACTGCCGATGCGGTTTCTGGCTGA
- a CDS encoding PIN domain-containing protein: protein MKVYFDICCLKRPFDEQVQPRIVVETAAVLSLLEAASEGKIQPIRSVAHDLENSWNPDAKRAAAVQEWLIQQNPIIKTPSSVRQQTEVFMSHELGEFDAFHLAWAEYHQASVLVTTDDNFIKRAGRLGDTIKVRVMDPISLFRELNP, encoded by the coding sequence TTGAAGGTCTACTTCGACATTTGTTGTCTCAAGCGGCCATTTGACGAACAGGTCCAACCGCGCATTGTTGTCGAGACGGCAGCGGTCCTTTCGCTTCTTGAAGCTGCATCTGAAGGGAAAATTCAGCCGATTCGGTCGGTCGCGCATGATCTGGAGAATTCGTGGAATCCGGATGCCAAGAGGGCGGCCGCGGTACAGGAATGGCTAATCCAACAGAATCCGATAATCAAGACTCCGTCGTCGGTCCGCCAGCAGACTGAAGTATTCATGTCGCACGAACTGGGAGAATTTGACGCGTTTCATCTCGCCTGGGCCGAGTACCACCAAGCGAGTGTTTTAGTCACTACGGATGATAACTTTATTAAGCGAGCAGGGCGGCTGGGTGATACAATAAAGGTCAGGGTGATGGATCCGATTTCGCTTTTCAGAGAGTTGAACCCATGA
- a CDS encoding serine/threonine-protein kinase encodes MATEPIAVGQKTGTGSDSYLSRAVVDARLATAEEIKAALAKQQKLNAAGTPMQLAEVLVRHGIVTASQLKRLANPADDSMSAGIQQIPGFQIMQKVGAGAMASVYKAKQLSLDRIVAIKILPKRLSEDPEFVKRFYAEGRAAAKLNHNNIVQAIDVGEFAGYHYFVMEYIDGKTVYDELIAQRVYNEKAALSIVTQVAQALEHAHAKGFIHRDVKPKNIMITKDGTAKLADMGLARQASDVEAAEAEKGRAYGTPYYISPEQIRGVVDVDFRADIYSLGATFYHMITGKVPFEGATPSAIMHKHLKEPLIPPDHLNTSLSTGLAEIVERAMAKDRDQRYLSTTDLLVDLERVSRGEAPLQARSGYNDKMLETLADRGGAAAQSYPDEAQELPLSAPRAANLPLILAVIGELVVILILLIVLIIK; translated from the coding sequence ATGGCCACTGAACCCATTGCCGTGGGGCAAAAGACCGGCACGGGCAGCGACAGTTACCTGTCGCGCGCCGTCGTGGATGCGCGTCTGGCCACGGCGGAGGAAATCAAAGCGGCCCTGGCCAAGCAGCAGAAGCTCAACGCCGCCGGCACGCCGATGCAGCTTGCCGAGGTCCTCGTCCGTCACGGGATCGTGACTGCGAGCCAGCTCAAGCGTCTCGCCAACCCCGCGGATGATTCGATGTCCGCCGGGATTCAGCAGATTCCCGGGTTTCAGATCATGCAGAAGGTCGGCGCGGGGGCGATGGCCAGCGTCTACAAGGCCAAACAGCTTTCCCTCGACCGCATCGTGGCCATCAAGATCCTCCCCAAGCGGCTCAGCGAGGATCCGGAGTTCGTTAAGCGCTTTTATGCTGAGGGCCGCGCCGCCGCCAAGCTGAACCACAACAACATCGTGCAGGCCATCGACGTCGGAGAGTTCGCCGGCTACCACTATTTCGTGATGGAATACATCGACGGCAAGACCGTGTACGACGAGCTCATCGCCCAGCGCGTCTATAACGAAAAGGCCGCCCTTAGCATCGTCACCCAGGTCGCCCAGGCCCTTGAACACGCCCACGCCAAGGGCTTTATCCACCGCGACGTTAAGCCCAAGAACATCATGATCACCAAGGATGGCACGGCCAAGCTCGCCGACATGGGTCTCGCCCGGCAGGCGAGCGACGTCGAAGCCGCCGAGGCCGAAAAGGGGCGCGCCTACGGGACCCCGTATTACATCTCCCCCGAGCAGATTCGCGGCGTCGTGGATGTGGACTTCCGGGCGGATATCTACTCCCTCGGGGCCACTTTCTATCACATGATCACGGGCAAGGTCCCGTTCGAAGGGGCCACGCCCTCGGCGATCATGCATAAGCACCTTAAGGAGCCGCTGATCCCCCCGGACCACCTCAACACCAGCCTTTCCACCGGTCTGGCGGAGATTGTCGAGCGGGCCATGGCCAAGGACCGCGACCAGCGGTACCTCAGCACGACCGACCTGCTCGTCGATCTGGAACGGGTCTCCCGCGGGGAGGCCCCGTTACAGGCCCGCAGCGGCTACAACGACAAGATGCTGGAGACGCTTGCCGACCGCGGCGGGGCGGCGGCGCAAAGCTATCCGGACGAGGCGCAAGAGCTGCCGCTTTCCGCCCCGCGAGCCGCCAACCTCCCGCTCATCCTGGCCGTCATCGGTGAGCTCGTCGTCATTCTGATCCTCCTCATAGTATTGATAATCAAGTAG
- a CDS encoding OFA family MFS transporter — MNRWWVVVGAVLIQLSLGAIYAWSVFTKALMKPPFNFSETRTQVIFSFALATFALFTILAGRWQVRYGPTCVVRWGGALLAVGYVAAGLVERVLPGHLFAGMLVTIGLIGGAGIGMAYVVPIACGVKWFPDKKGLVTGLAVAGFGFGALIWIKLAAPGVGSLLVRLGGVSNVLIVYGLIYFLLVMIGSVWVKNPPAGWAPEGWCATPAMAAQRATPDFETGQMLATPQFWMLWVMYVCAALPGLMVIGIIQLFASDALQARSGVSVELAAATAATAAGVFLPILNGLGRIAWGYISDAIGRKAAMVLMFLLQGGTQLAFFYMGGTTALLFIGTASVGFNFGGALALFPVVTADLFGSRNVGRNYGWMFTAYGVAGIAGPIMAGVFKTAGRAAVEGAADSAAALNAAMNSWYPAFVIAGVACLVAAMIGLMLKTPSVREAPLGRARLA; from the coding sequence ATGAATCGCTGGTGGGTGGTGGTCGGGGCTGTTCTCATCCAACTCAGCCTCGGGGCGATCTACGCATGGTCGGTCTTCACCAAGGCCTTGATGAAGCCGCCCTTCAACTTCTCCGAGACCCGCACCCAGGTCATTTTCTCGTTCGCGCTGGCGACGTTTGCCTTGTTCACCATCCTCGCGGGCCGTTGGCAGGTCCGATACGGACCGACGTGCGTGGTCCGCTGGGGCGGGGCGCTTCTGGCCGTCGGTTACGTCGCCGCCGGGCTCGTCGAGCGAGTCCTGCCCGGCCACCTTTTTGCCGGGATGCTGGTAACCATCGGGCTGATAGGCGGCGCGGGAATCGGCATGGCCTACGTCGTGCCCATCGCCTGCGGCGTGAAATGGTTCCCGGACAAGAAGGGGCTTGTGACCGGGTTGGCGGTCGCGGGGTTTGGTTTCGGCGCGCTGATCTGGATCAAGCTGGCCGCGCCGGGGGTAGGATCGCTCCTGGTACGGCTGGGAGGCGTGTCGAACGTTCTCATTGTTTATGGCCTGATCTACTTCCTGCTGGTGATGATCGGTTCGGTGTGGGTGAAGAACCCACCGGCTGGCTGGGCGCCGGAGGGCTGGTGCGCGACGCCGGCGATGGCCGCGCAACGTGCCACGCCGGACTTTGAGACCGGACAGATGCTGGCCACTCCGCAATTTTGGATGCTGTGGGTGATGTACGTGTGCGCGGCGCTGCCGGGGCTGATGGTCATCGGGATCATCCAGCTTTTCGCAAGCGACGCGCTGCAGGCGCGGTCGGGCGTGAGCGTGGAATTGGCCGCGGCCACGGCAGCCACGGCGGCGGGCGTATTCCTGCCCATCCTGAACGGTCTCGGGCGCATCGCGTGGGGCTATATCTCCGACGCTATCGGGCGCAAGGCGGCGATGGTGCTCATGTTCCTGCTGCAAGGCGGGACACAGCTCGCATTTTTCTACATGGGCGGGACGACGGCGCTGCTGTTCATCGGAACGGCCAGCGTCGGCTTCAATTTCGGCGGAGCGCTGGCGCTCTTTCCGGTGGTCACGGCGGACCTCTTCGGCAGCAGGAACGTCGGTCGGAATTATGGTTGGATGTTCACTGCGTACGGCGTCGCGGGAATCGCCGGGCCGATCATGGCGGGCGTGTTCAAGACGGCGGGCCGGGCGGCCGTCGAGGGCGCGGCGGATTCGGCGGCGGCGCTGAATGCGGCGATGAACTCGTGGTACCCGGCGTTCGTGATTGCCGGAGTGGCGTGCCTGGTCGCGGCGATGATCGGGTTGATGCTCAAAACGCCGAGTGTGCGAGAGGCCCCGCTGGGTCGGGCGCGGTTGGCGTAG
- a CDS encoding sigma-70 family RNA polymerase sigma factor produces the protein MKTAARREIDSLWKKYLTARSIKLRNKLVEHYRPLVHMQAARLSQKLPAQISYDEICSAGYDGLLEAVQAYDPCHKAKFETFCQQRIHGAVMDWLRSLDGQSRTVRSFEKVRMQNRDVLDSDLGRPPTDEELASKMGMSRDRYSELARLSRLGHEVHLSAVQGDDDGFHRGSPSGWDVADTQAVDPSERVSRQLLTDYITKGLNREERLVLVLYYTEGLTMAEIGLVLDLSESRVSQIHKDVIHRLRRRFKTEATELVA, from the coding sequence ATGAAGACGGCTGCCCGGCGCGAGATAGATTCCCTTTGGAAGAAATACCTCACGGCTCGCTCTATCAAGCTACGTAACAAGCTCGTGGAGCATTACCGGCCCCTCGTTCACATGCAGGCGGCCCGGCTCTCGCAGAAACTCCCGGCCCAGATCAGCTACGACGAGATCTGCTCCGCCGGTTACGACGGCCTGCTCGAAGCCGTCCAGGCCTACGACCCCTGCCACAAGGCCAAGTTCGAGACCTTCTGCCAGCAGCGCATCCACGGCGCGGTCATGGACTGGCTCCGCTCGCTCGACGGTCAGTCGCGGACCGTCCGCAGCTTTGAAAAGGTCCGCATGCAGAACCGCGATGTGCTCGACTCCGACCTTGGCCGGCCGCCGACCGACGAGGAACTCGCCTCAAAGATGGGCATGAGCCGAGATCGCTACTCGGAACTCGCCCGCCTCTCGCGCCTGGGTCACGAGGTCCACCTTTCCGCCGTCCAGGGTGACGACGATGGCTTCCATCGCGGTTCCCCCAGCGGCTGGGATGTCGCGGACACTCAGGCCGTCGATCCGTCGGAACGTGTTTCCAGGCAACTACTTACGGACTACATCACCAAAGGGCTCAATCGCGAGGAGCGACTGGTTCTCGTGCTTTATTACACCGAGGGCCTCACCATGGCCGAGATCGGCCTGGTCCTCGACCTTTCCGAGTCTCGCGTCAGCCAGATTCATAAGGACGTGATCCACCGCCTCCGCCGCCGCTTCAAGACCGAGGCGACGGAACTGGTGGCGTAG
- the truD gene encoding tRNA pseudouridine(13) synthase TruD — protein sequence MTTTQEIATETLPFLTRDIAAVPGSIKRRYEDFRVEEIPAYEPCGSGDHCYFVIEKAGLATMRAVNDIARALGVLSRDIGLAGLKDARAVTRQMLSVEHVDPAKVAALEIPRIKVLSVSRHRNKLKIGHLRGNRFRIKLRESDAGRLGDIRAVLDVLHHRGVPNYFGSQRFGSRGDTWQLGRGVLRNDPQTVIDLMLGRPTAHDTGEVLKARQLYEEGKFAASAKAWPYGFRDNARACRVMEKTHGNHRRAMFAVDLRLKKFFVSAYQSHLFNRFLAERIGEIDKVIEGDLAYKHENGAVFHVEDAAAESPRAAAFEISATGPIFGYRMTEASGEPGRVEQSILAAEGLSLDEFRFIKGMKVHGARRPVRFALDELGVDSGTDDHGPYVELAFTLAAGCYATMILREICKDKLAEGLDESDE from the coding sequence ATGACGACGACTCAGGAAATAGCGACGGAAACACTCCCCTTTTTGACGCGGGACATCGCGGCCGTCCCCGGCTCCATCAAGCGGCGCTATGAGGACTTTCGCGTTGAGGAGATTCCCGCCTATGAGCCCTGCGGCAGCGGCGATCATTGTTATTTCGTCATTGAAAAAGCGGGTCTGGCAACGATGCGCGCGGTCAATGACATTGCCCGGGCGCTGGGGGTGCTGTCGCGCGATATCGGGCTGGCGGGGCTGAAAGATGCACGGGCCGTGACGCGGCAGATGCTGAGCGTCGAGCACGTCGATCCGGCGAAGGTGGCGGCACTGGAGATTCCGCGGATCAAAGTGCTGTCAGTCTCGCGGCACCGAAACAAGTTGAAGATCGGCCATTTGCGGGGCAACCGGTTCCGGATCAAGTTGCGCGAAAGTGATGCGGGGCGCCTGGGGGATATCCGTGCGGTGTTGGACGTCCTGCATCACCGCGGGGTGCCGAATTATTTCGGATCGCAGCGGTTCGGCTCGCGCGGGGATACGTGGCAGTTGGGGCGCGGGGTCTTGCGGAATGATCCCCAGACGGTCATTGATCTGATGTTGGGCCGCCCGACGGCTCACGATACGGGCGAAGTGCTCAAGGCGCGGCAGCTCTATGAAGAGGGCAAGTTCGCCGCGTCGGCGAAGGCGTGGCCGTATGGCTTTCGCGATAACGCGCGGGCTTGCCGGGTGATGGAGAAGACGCATGGCAATCATCGGCGGGCGATGTTTGCCGTTGACCTGCGGCTGAAGAAGTTCTTCGTCAGCGCGTACCAGTCGCATCTGTTCAATCGGTTTCTGGCCGAGCGGATCGGAGAGATCGACAAGGTGATCGAGGGCGACCTCGCCTACAAGCATGAGAACGGCGCGGTCTTTCACGTCGAGGATGCGGCGGCGGAGTCACCGCGGGCGGCGGCGTTCGAGATCTCGGCGACGGGGCCGATCTTCGGCTATCGCATGACCGAAGCGTCGGGCGAGCCAGGCCGCGTGGAGCAGTCGATCCTCGCGGCGGAGGGTCTTTCGCTCGACGAGTTCCGCTTTATCAAAGGCATGAAGGTTCATGGGGCGCGGCGACCGGTGCGCTTTGCGTTGGACGAACTGGGCGTCGACTCCGGGACCGACGATCACGGGCCCTATGTGGAGCTGGCGTTCACGCTCGCGGCGGGTTGCTACGCGACGATGATCCTGCGTGAAATCTGCAAGGACAAGTTAGCAGAAGGTCTCGACGAATCTGACGAATGA
- a CDS encoding ATP-binding protein — protein MDESRTVELNITSNARSLPIVRGAVEKMARLEGFGENDAHALMLAIDEALANVIKHGYDGDPNQPIAITLEPVRSSDGRAGIAVQVRDRGRQVDPSTIRSRDLSDIRPGGLGVHIIQSVMDEYDYSCPPDGGMLLRMVKYIGPGTLAAAGH, from the coding sequence ATGGATGAATCCCGCACCGTCGAGCTGAACATCACGTCCAACGCCCGCAGTCTGCCCATCGTGCGCGGTGCCGTCGAGAAGATGGCTCGCCTGGAAGGCTTCGGCGAAAACGACGCCCACGCGCTTATGCTGGCCATTGACGAGGCCCTGGCCAACGTCATCAAGCACGGCTACGATGGCGATCCGAATCAGCCCATCGCCATCACGCTCGAGCCCGTCCGGTCGTCGGACGGTCGGGCGGGAATCGCCGTTCAAGTGCGCGATCGGGGCCGGCAGGTCGATCCGAGCACGATTCGCAGCCGTGATTTGTCGGATATCCGCCCCGGCGGCCTCGGCGTGCATATTATCCAGTCGGTGATGGACGAGTACGACTACAGTTGTCCGCCGGATGGCGGAATGCTCCTGCGGATGGTCAAATACATCGGCCCCGGCACGCTCGCCGCGGCCGGCCATTAG
- a CDS encoding ABC transporter permease produces MADAPPSSPTPVQDVLVRAVEVVGEGAQNQVKKTRGLVEFIGGLGYLLGDTATWLFRAGVKREVPLGGRNVLAQMVRVGIRSIPIVALVQLFIGMILALQMAPTMEKYGQIQQIATIVAIAMARELGPLISGIVLSGFAGASIAAELGTMVEGEEIKALRASALNPIRFLVLPRVIATVLMLTMLTVIADIVGVAGGMLVGTQILDIDAGVYLTTTQVAILPRDFLSGIIKGPLFGLLIAIIACYEGLNVSGGAEGVGRATTNTVVKCIVALITADVIATSLLYAFGL; encoded by the coding sequence ATGGCGGACGCACCCCCATCCAGCCCAACCCCCGTCCAGGACGTTCTCGTCCGTGCCGTCGAGGTGGTCGGCGAAGGCGCGCAGAACCAGGTCAAGAAAACCCGCGGACTCGTGGAGTTCATCGGGGGCCTCGGCTATCTCCTCGGCGATACGGCGACCTGGCTGTTCCGCGCCGGCGTCAAGCGCGAAGTCCCCCTCGGCGGGCGCAACGTCCTCGCCCAGATGGTCCGCGTCGGCATCCGCAGCATCCCCATCGTCGCCCTTGTGCAACTCTTCATCGGGATGATCCTCGCCCTGCAGATGGCCCCGACGATGGAGAAGTATGGCCAGATTCAGCAGATCGCCACGATCGTCGCGATCGCCATGGCCCGCGAACTCGGGCCGCTCATCTCGGGAATCGTCCTTTCCGGCTTTGCCGGCGCCAGCATCGCCGCCGAACTCGGCACCATGGTCGAGGGTGAGGAGATCAAGGCCCTTCGCGCCAGCGCGCTGAATCCCATCCGCTTTCTCGTCCTGCCCCGCGTTATTGCGACCGTGCTGATGCTCACCATGCTCACGGTCATCGCGGACATCGTCGGCGTGGCGGGCGGGATGCTCGTGGGCACGCAGATCCTCGACATCGACGCGGGCGTGTACCTGACGACGACGCAAGTGGCGATCCTGCCGCGCGACTTCCTCTCCGGCATCATCAAGGGCCCGCTCTTCGGCCTCCTTATCGCGATCATCGCCTGCTACGAAGGCCTCAATGTCTCCGGCGGCGCCGAAGGCGTCGGCCGCGCGACGACGAACACGGTTGTGAAGTGCATCGTCGCCCTGATCACGGCGGATGTGATCGCGACGAGTTTGCTTTATGCTTTTGGACTTTGA